The Melopsittacus undulatus isolate bMelUnd1 chromosome 21, bMelUnd1.mat.Z, whole genome shotgun sequence region ccccatGAGCTCCCAGTTTCCTCCCAGTACTGCCAGTGTTTTCCAGTAGCCCTCTTAGGAACTCCCAGTagcccccagtgccccccccatgCATTCCCAGTGTCCCTCTGTCTGTTCCCAGTACCCCCAATGGCTTCCCAGTGCCTCTCCCTgcattcccagtgctcccagtgcccctcTGTCCATTCCCAGTGCCCCTCTGCccattcccagtgctcccagtgctcccagtgctcccagtgcccgttcccagtgctcccagtgctcacCAGTTGCCCCAGTGGCACCTCCTCGAACAGTgggtgctcccagtgcccctcTGCCCATTCCCAGTGCCTCTCCCTccattcccagtgctcccagtgcccgTTCCCAGTGCCCCTCTGTccattcccagtgctcccagtgcccgttcccagtgctcccagtgctcccagtgctcccagtactgACCAGTTGCCCCAGTGCCACCTCCTCGAACAGTGGATGCTCCCTGAAGTGTTTCACCATCCACTGGTGCAGCTCAGGCACATCCGTCACCGTGTACACCAGTCCctgggggtcatgggggggtcacggggggggtcacgggggggtCACGAGGGGGGGGggccaacaccccccccccccatgatcCATGGGGCATCCCAGCTTTTCCAGTGTTCCCAGTACAGGGATACTGggggactgggagcactggggggggaggggtgatgtgggggggggggtcccggtgctGGGGGTGGGTCCTGGGGCCACAGTGATTAAAGGGGGTGTTGCAGGGGGGGTACTGGGAGGGTCCCATGGCTTGGGGGGGGTGTCCTGGGGGTCCCGGTggtgggggagaggggggggttgggggtgcCCTGGGGGTcgtgggggggtgggggggggtcctgAGGGTCCCAGTGGTAGTGGGGGGGTGCCCTGGGGGTCTGAGGGGGGTTTCCTtgtgggtgggggggggggtgggggtgtccTGGGGGTTGTCCCAGTgccgggggtgggggggtctCAGTGGGGGGGGTAGGGGTGTGTTGGGAGTCCCAgtgttgggggggggtgggggtgccCTGAGGGTCCCAgtgggtggggggggagggttgtTCTGGGGTTCCTGgtgtggggggggaaggggggctGGGGGTCCGGGGGGTGTTGGGGCGGGGGTCctgggggtcatgggggggtcgtgggggggtcctggggggggtgttggggtgtCCTGgtggtgttggggggggggtgcccTGGGGGTCATGGTGGGGTCATGGTGGGGTCATGGTGGGGTCATGGTGGTGGTCATcttggggatatggggggttatgggggggtgggggtccCAGTGGTGGGGGAGAGGTGCTCTGGGGGTCAAGGGGGGGGTCATGGTGGGGTCATGGGGGTGTCATGGGTGGGTCATGGTGGTGGTCATGGTGGGGTCATGGGGGTGTCACAGTGGGGTCATGGTGGGGTCATGGTGGGGGTCATGGTGGGGTCACGGTGGGGTCATGGGTGGGGTCACGGTAGGGTCACGGTGGGGTCACGGTGGGGTCACGGTGGGGTCATGATGGGGTCACAGTGGGGTCACGGTGGGGTCACAGGGGGTCACGGTAGGGTCACGGTGGGGTCATGTCCCCCCTCCATGGCTCACCCCCGGCCGCAGCACGTATCCATActcagccagcagagctgggctgatgATTCTCCACTTGTGCTTCGTGCGCTTGAAGTGAGGGTCAGGGAACAGGAAGAACAGGCGGCggagctgggggggagggggggtcaggGATACAGGGGGAGAGACACCCCCATGGGCTCCCAGTATGGCCCCCTATGGGTTCCCAGTACTTCACCATGGGCTCCCAGTGCCCCTCAGTGACCCCCCACGGGCTCCCAATACCATCAAGGGACACCCCATAAAGCTCCAGTaccccccagtgccccctcATTGGCTCCCAGTACTTTCAAGTGACATCCCATAAAGTTCCAGTGTCCCCCCATGGGCTCCCAGTGTCCCCCAGTATGGCCCCCCATGAGCTCCCAGTACTGTCAAGTGACATCCCATAAGGTCCCAGTACCGCCCAGTGACCCCCCATGGGCTTCAAGTGCCCCCCATGGGCTCCCAGTagcccccagtgcccccccatGGGCCCCAAGTGCTCCCAGTACCTTCAAGTGACATCCCATAAAGTCCCAGtacccccagtgcccccccatGGGCATCCCAGTTTCAGGATGGTTTAGGGCAGTTGTgagggttttggggtgatttggggTGGTTTAGAGGTGTTGTCAGGGTTCTGGGGGGGATGGAAggattttggggtggttttggtgtggtttagggttggttttggggtggtttaaGGTGGTTGTGAAGGTTTGGGAGGTTCTTGgatggttttggggttgttggggtgattttgggatggttttgtgatggttttggggtggttggGGGTGGTTtagggtggttttggggtggttgtGAGGGTTCTGCaatggttttggggtgtttttggggtggtttagtgtggttttggggtggttttggggtagTTTGTGGTGGTTTAGGGTGGCTTTGGGGTGGTTGTCATGGTTCTGGGATGGTTTTGGGTGGTTTAGGGCAGTTGTGAGGGTTCTGGGATGGTTTTAGAGTGGTTTTGgattggttttgggttggttttgggatGGTTATGGGATGGTTTTGGGGTAGTTTAGGGTTGGTTTAGCGTTGGTTCTGGcatggttttggggtggtttagGGCAGTTGTGAGGGTTCCAGgatggttttgggttggttctGGGATGGTTATGggatggttttggggtggtttagGGTGGTTGTCATGGTTCTGGGGTGGGTTAGGGTGGTTTTAGgatggttttgggttggttaTGGGGTGGTTTAGGTGGGTTGTGAGGGTTCTAGGACAGTTTTGGGCTGATTTTGGGTTGGTTTAGGTGTTTTTGAGTTGTTTTAGGGTGGTTAtggtgtggtttgggttggcttagggttggttttggggtgttttaggtTGGTTCTCATGTCTCTATGTTTCTCTATGTTCCTCTATGTCCCTCTGTGTTCTGTGTGTCCCACCTGAGCCCTCCGGAAGAAGTGCGGCAGGTTCCTCATGGCGTTCCCGCGCACACAGGCCAGGTTGGTGTAGGGCAGTTGTGAGGGTTCCAGgatggttttgggttggttttagGTTGGTTTTACGTTGGTTTTAGGTTGGTTTTACGTTGGTTTTAggctggttttgggttggtttagGGTTGGTTTTAGGTTGGTTTTACGTTGGTTTTAGGTTGGTTTTAGGTTGGTTTTACGTTGGTTTTAGGTTGGTTTTAGGTTGGTTTTAGGGTTGGTTTTACGTTGGTTTTAGGTTGGTTTTAGGTTGGTTTTACGTTGGTTTTAGGCTGGTTTTAGGCTGGTTTTAGGCTGGTTTTAGGATAGTTTTAGGTTGGTTTTAGGATGGTTTTAGGATGGTTTagggttggttttgggtgttttagGTTGGTTCTCATGTCTCTATGTTcctctatgtgtctctatgtccCTCTCTGGTTCAGGCCCCACCTGAGCCCTCCGGAAGAAGTGTGGCAGGTTCCTCATGGCGTTCCCGCGCACACAGGCCACGTTCTGGCACCTCGAGGGCTCCTGAGCCCTCAGTGACCGGATCCTCTGGGCTGTGAACGCTGCAACCCGAGGCCTGAGCTCCAGCCCCAGAGCCAGATCCTGTGGGAACAGAGCCGACAGCAGCACTGCCGGGGCCAGCATATGGTCAAGGTgatggagaccccatagagaacaaTGGAAACCCCATAGAGAGCAATGGAGACACATAGGGAGTGATGgaaaccccatagagaacaacagagacacatagagagtGATGGAGACACATAGGGAGCAACAGAACCCATAGAGAGCAATGGAGCCGATAGGGAGCAATGGAGCCACATAAGGAACAACAGAGCCCCATAGGGAACAACAGAGCTCCATAGGCAGCAATAGAAAGCCCATAGGCAGCAATGGAGCCCATAGAGAGCActagagccccatagagagcaGTGACCGGATCCTCTGGGCTGTGAATGCTGCAACCCGAGGCCTGAGCTCCAGCCCCAGAGCCAGATCCTGCGGGAACAGAGCCGACAGCAGCACTGCCGGGACAGGGGCATGGAGACACATAGGGAGTgatggagacaccatagggagTGATGGAGACACATAGGGAACAATGGAAACCCCATAGGGAGCaatggagacaccatagggagtgatggagacaccatagagagtgatggagacaccatagagagtgatggagacaccatagagagtgatggagacaccatagggagTGATGGAGACACATAGGGAGtgatggagacaccatagagagtgatggagacaccatagggagtgatggagacaccatagggagTGATGGAGACACATAGGGAGTgatggagacaccatagggggtgatggagacaccatagggggtgatggagacaccatagggggtgatggagacaccataggggGTGATGGAGACATCATAGGGAGTGATGGAGACACATAGGGAACaatggagaccccatagggagCAATGGAaaccccatagggaacaatggagACACATAGGGAAGaatggagaccccatagggaacaatggaaATCCCATAGAGAGCAATGGAAATCCCATAGAGAACAATGGAAATCCCATAGAGAGCAATGGAAATCCCATAGAGAACAATGGAAATCCCATAGAGAGCAATGGAAATCCCATAGAGAGCAATGGAAATCCCATAGGGAGCAATGGAAATCCCATAGAGAGCAATGCAAACCACATAGGGAACAATGGAGACACATAAAGAGCAATGGAAATCCCATAGAGAGCAatggagccccatagagagaGATGGAGCCCCATGGGAGTGatggagccccatagagagcAACAGAGCCCCCATAACCCGACCCCTAACCCCAACTATGGGACCCCCACCCCAagatcccccctccccccaaatgCCCCCCCCATAAAtacccccccccattcccatcccccccccataaaTACCCCCCCATAAATACCCCccccataactgcccccccATAAATACCCCCCCCATAAATACCCCCCCATAAATACCCCCCCATAAATACCCCccccataactgcccccccATAAATACCCCCCCCATAAATACCCCCCCATAAATACCCCCCCATAAATGCCCCCCCCATAAATACCCCccccataactgcccccccAAATGCCCCccccataactgccccccccccctcacccagCAGCCCCCCGTATCCGCATCCCACATCCAGGGTCTCCACACTGGGGGGGCTGTATCCCGGGGGGGGATCCGCAGGGAAGAAGTCCGGGAACAGCGAGGCCCAGTCCATGTCCTGCGGGCGGGGGGGGCTGCGGGGGCACGGCTGTTACCGGTATGTACATATCCCCCCCCTCACTCACAACCACAGTCCATGGTCCTGTGTATCCCCTCGGTATTCCCTATGGATATTCCCATTATTACCAGTATTCCCGGTATGTGTAACTCACACCCTCAGTCCTCTGTCCTGTGTACATACTggtgtatgtatatgtacatgtacatgtatatgtgtatcccctccccccctcactcACACCCGCAGTGTATTCCCAGTGTATATATCCTCCATATATGGTTATACATATATAACCATACATATAACCATATATACCCAtatcccctccctccctcactcACACCCTCAGTATATATCATACACTcatgtatacatgtatatatgtacatatatgtgtCACTCACACCCTCAGTCGTCTGTCCTGTGTATTCCCAGTGTGTATCCCCTCGATATTCCCACTGTATATTCCCATTATTCCCTATGTGTAACTCACCCCCtcagtgtgtatatatacatcaTATActcatgtatatatgtatatatgtacatatatgtgtaaCTCACACCCTCAATCCTCTGTCCTGTGTACATACTggtatatgtatatgtacatgtatatgtgtctcccctcccccctctcccctccccccctcactcACCCCCTCAGTGTGTACATATACATCATACActcatgtatatatgtatatatgtacatatatgtgtaaCTCACACCCTCAGTCCTCTGTCCTATGTACATACTGGTGTATCctgtatgtatatgtacatgtatatgtgtctcccctcccccctctcccctcccccccctcactcACCCCCtcagtgtgtatatatatatcctatactcatgtatatatgtacatatatatgtaactCACACCCTCAGTCCTCTGTCCTGTGTACATACTGGTGTATCCTGTATGTACATGTACGTGTATATGTGTCCCTCCCCCCACTCACTCACCCCCtcagtgtgtatatatacatcaTATACTCatgcatatatgtacatatatatgtaactCACCCCCTcagtgtgtatacatatatcaTACACTcatgtatacatgtatacatgtacatatatatgtaactCACCCCCTcagtgtgtatacatatatcaTACACTcatgtatacatgtatacatgtacatatatatgtaactCACCCCCTcagtgtgtatacatatatcaTACACTcatgtatacatgtatacatgtacatatatatgtaactCACCCCCTcagtgtgtatacatatatcaTACACTcatgtatacatgtatacatgtacatatatatgtaactCACCCCCTcagtgtgtatacatatatcaTACACTcatgtatacatgtatacatgtacatatatatgtaactCACCCCCTcagtgtgtatacatatatcaTACACTcatgtatacatgtatacatgtacatatatatgtaactCACACCCTCAGTCCTCGGTCCTGTGTATTCCCAGTGTATATCCCGGTATTCCCAGTGTGTATCCCCTCGATATTCCCACTGTATATTCCCGTTATTCCCTATGTGTAACTCACCCCCTCAGTGTGTATACACATATTATATActcatgtatatatgtatatatgtacatatgtatgtaaCTCATCCCCTCAGTCCTCTGTCCTATGTACATACTggtgtatgtatatgtacatgtacATGTATATGTGTCCCTCCCCCCCTTCACTCACCCCCtcagtgtgtatatatatatcacatactcatgtatatatgtatatatacatatcgTACACTcatgtatacatgtatatatgtacatatatatgtaactCACACCCCCAGTGTGTATACATACATCATACActcatgtatatatgtatatatgtacatacatatgtaactcatgtatacatatatataagtaCATACTCACACCCTCAGTCctctgtatgtatgtatatgtatatgtacatgtatatgtgtccctcccccccctcactcACCCCCtcagtgtgtatatatacatcaTACACTCATGtatacatgtacatatgtacatacacatgtaACTCACGTAcccatacacacatatatatacatatatacatacatatacatacatacatccatatatacatacatatacatacatatacacatatatacactcACACGCTCAGTCCTCTGTCCGCCAACGGGTTCGCATGAGCTCTCTGCCGGTAAAACCTCTTCTGCGGCGGCGCGTCCGCCATGACTGCTCCTCAGGGCGCGCGTGATTGCGTCACCGCGCGGCGCACGGCGGTGACGTCACACGGCGGCCGATGGGGGCGTGGTTGGG contains the following coding sequences:
- the METTL1 gene encoding tRNA (guanine-N(7)-)-methyltransferase isoform X1; the encoded protein is MADAPPQKRFYRQRAHANPLADRGLSVPPRPQDMDWASLFPDFFPADPPPGYSPPSVETLDVGCGYGGLLVLLSALFPQDLALGLELRPRVAAFTAQRIRSLRAQEPSRCQNVACVRGNAMRNLPHFFRRAQLRRLFFLFPDPHFKRTKHKWRIISPALLAEYGYVLRPGGLVYTVTDVPELHQWMVKHFREHPLFEEVALGQLASDPLLSLLGTVTEEGVRAQRGGRTPLPAVFRRLPDPPGA
- the METTL1 gene encoding tRNA (guanine-N(7)-)-methyltransferase isoform X2; its protein translation is MADAPPQKRFYRQRAHANPLADRGLSVPPRPQDMDWASLFPDFFPADPPPGYSPPSVETLDVGCGYGGLLVLLSALFPQDLALGLELRPRVAAFTAQRIRSLRAQEPSRCQNVACVRGNAMRNLPHFFRRAQLRRLFFLFPDPHFKRTKHKWRIISPALLAEYGYVLRPGGLVYTVTDVPELHQWMVKHFREHPLFEEVALGQLASDPLLSLLGTVTEEGVRAQRGGRTPLPAVFRRLPDPPGA